The proteins below are encoded in one region of candidate division WOR-3 bacterium:
- a CDS encoding DMT family transporter, translating to MPSNKTIGVIAVIGASIMWALEPIFAKLSFQTTNVLNTFATRILFCLVIITIYTLTKNPRELRVKPKEFRWLIYLSLVATLFADFIYTYAFTKVMVINAVLIGHIQPIFIIILGYFFLKSDKLTKFDYLGILFMIFAGIFVSAKTVDNLKNLRFGTLGDILVLLATFAWATTAITTRKYLRELPAQVIAFYRFIFAGIIFFVYLLLTHGIKIANIYQVLLGFVIGVGTILYYEGLKRIKAAQVSALELSTPFFATFLGYVILKEFITIMQFLGLLFLMVGIYFISRKEKGE from the coding sequence ATGCCTTCGAATAAAACTATCGGTGTTATTGCGGTCATCGGGGCAAGTATAATGTGGGCACTGGAGCCGATATTTGCAAAATTATCTTTCCAAACAACCAATGTCTTGAATACCTTTGCCACAAGGATTTTATTTTGTTTAGTTATTATCACTATCTATACTCTAACAAAAAATCCCAGAGAATTGCGGGTCAAACCAAAAGAATTCAGATGGTTAATATATCTTTCCCTTGTCGCAACCCTGTTTGCTGATTTTATTTACACTTACGCCTTCACTAAGGTGATGGTAATAAATGCGGTCCTCATCGGACACATCCAACCAATTTTCATTATAATCTTAGGCTATTTCTTTTTAAAATCAGATAAACTTACAAAATTTGACTATCTTGGGATCTTATTTATGATATTTGCTGGTATTTTTGTATCAGCGAAGACAGTTGATAATCTAAAGAACCTTAGATTTGGCACTCTTGGCGACATTTTAGTTCTGCTGGCAACCTTTGCCTGGGCAACAACCGCCATCACCACCAGAAAATACTTAAGAGAACTCCCTGCACAGGTCATTGCATTTTATAGATTCATATTTGCCGGAATAATATTTTTTGTTTATCTTTTGCTGACCCATGGAATAAAAATAGCAAATATATATCAGGTTCTTTTGGGCTTTGTAATTGGCGTTGGCACAATTTTGTATTATGAAGGACTAAAAAGAATCAAAGCCGCCCAGGTTTCTGCCTTGGAACTCTCCACCCCATTCTTTGCTACATTCTTGGGATATGTTATATTAAAAGAATTCATTACCATTATGCAATTTTTGGGTTTGCTTTTCTTAATGGTCGGTATCTATTTTATTTCAAGAAAAGAAAAAGGTGAATAA
- the lpdA gene encoding dihydrolipoyl dehydrogenase yields the protein MNRYEVVVIGAGPGGYPCAIRLGQLKKNVLVVESGELGGVCLNRGCIPTKALSFAAEIIENLQKAQKIGLKIANNGVDLQTLRNHTEGVVKRLRAGIEYLFKNNNVQWKKAKAKIVSEHKVELESNGTVENIEAENIIIATGTEIIALPGFEFDGKFITNTDDALKLNDIPGKLLVVGAGACGLELATIYSSLGSKVKVVEIMDQILPGMETELCENLYKILKKKGIDILLKSTVQGYKIENNKIKAEIKGPESTSIEEFDKILITVGRKPTDYAFKNLGIGVDKKGYILVDDSFRTSIKNIFAIGDINGPPLLAHKATKQGIEVAEIIAGIKNRRGTHAVPSCVFTIPPLSSVGLTEKEAIEKGFKIRVGKFPYRASGKALSMLETEGMVKIVAEEDGKILGLHILGAESPSLISEGILALEKDLKVSDISEIIHPHPTLTEIIGEAAENFYKKAIHIIN from the coding sequence ATGAATAGATACGAGGTGGTTGTCATTGGTGCGGGACCCGGTGGTTATCCCTGTGCAATTAGACTGGGACAATTAAAGAAGAATGTCCTCGTTGTAGAATCTGGTGAACTTGGTGGGGTATGCCTTAATCGGGGATGTATCCCCACCAAGGCTTTGAGTTTTGCTGCAGAAATAATAGAAAATTTACAGAAGGCGCAGAAAATAGGTCTGAAAATAGCAAATAACGGAGTTGACCTACAGACTCTCCGTAACCATACTGAAGGTGTAGTAAAAAGATTGCGTGCAGGCATTGAATATCTTTTTAAAAATAATAATGTTCAATGGAAGAAGGCAAAGGCAAAAATAGTATCTGAACATAAGGTTGAATTAGAAAGCAATGGCACAGTTGAAAACATTGAAGCAGAAAATATTATAATCGCTACTGGAACTGAAATCATTGCCCTGCCTGGTTTTGAATTTGATGGAAAATTTATCACCAACACCGATGACGCCTTAAAATTAAATGATATTCCAGGAAAACTCCTTGTCGTAGGTGCCGGTGCCTGTGGTTTAGAACTTGCCACAATCTATTCCAGTTTAGGAAGCAAAGTTAAAGTTGTAGAAATTATGGATCAGATTTTACCGGGTATGGAGACCGAACTCTGTGAAAATCTTTATAAGATTTTGAAGAAAAAGGGGATTGATATTTTATTAAAATCAACGGTCCAGGGTTACAAAATTGAAAATAATAAAATAAAAGCAGAGATTAAAGGGCCCGAATCTACAAGCATAGAGGAATTTGATAAAATTTTAATAACTGTCGGCAGGAAACCAACCGACTACGCATTCAAAAATCTCGGTATTGGAGTTGATAAAAAGGGCTATATATTGGTTGATGATTCTTTTCGCACAAGCATAAAAAACATTTTCGCCATTGGTGATATAAACGGTCCGCCCTTACTCGCACACAAGGCAACAAAACAGGGTATTGAAGTTGCAGAAATTATCGCCGGGATCAAAAATAGGAGAGGAACCCATGCTGTGCCATCCTGTGTCTTTACAATACCTCCATTATCATCGGTTGGACTTACCGAAAAAGAGGCGATTGAAAAAGGATTTAAAATAAGGGTTGGAAAATTTCCTTATCGCGCTTCGGGCAAGGCATTATCAATGCTTGAGACCGAAGGAATGGTGAAAATAGTAGCTGAGGAGGATGGCAAGATTCTGGGTCTTCATATCCTCGGTGCAGAATCTCCAAGTTTAATTAGTGAAGGTATTCTCGCATTAGAGAAAGATTTGAAAGTCAGCGACATCTCTGAAATTATCCATCCCCACCCTACCCTGACTGAAATCATTGGTGAAGCTGCAGAAAATTTCTACAAGAAAGCAATACACATAATTAACTAA
- a CDS encoding sigma-70 family RNA polymerase sigma factor — MVKYSQKIFEKAKEAGKITINEINNLIPENVTPEEIDEVLDLLARNNIVIVQSEEEEVPKPGAPKSVQKAEEPIRAYFRELARYDLLTKDEEYEFSVKTEEGYRMIVKEFLRYPCALYELISVCKQVEMGKKSLDQISRVEIEAIMDKHTFWAERQKFIRRVKSLEKDYNVLLKYYKKAERDRSKLLRGIIFHKEERVRKAIEKLALQHSVLNCAIQKFKENLERLEKIEKTLLRLRNQDGINAFTKEKRRLLNELGNKPDRAHISLKIIENLESMINRSRQRMIEGNVRLVISIAKKYVNRGLEFADLVGEGNNGLIKAVEKFDYRKGYKFSTYATWWIRQAITRAIGDQARTVRVPAHILDTMNKVARAQRDMTQDLGREPTIEEIAQHLDLPTDKVRMVQNISLIPISLDKPIDDEESSFVGDFISNPMSDSPSRRAAISILKDRFNEILKDLPKREEKIIRLRFGLGNGTPKTLEEVGRMFNITRERVRQIEAKALRKLRHPTRLRKLQVFKDLIEME; from the coding sequence ATGGTAAAATATTCTCAAAAAATATTTGAAAAAGCAAAAGAAGCAGGAAAAATTACTATAAATGAGATTAATAACCTTATCCCTGAGAATGTGACACCTGAAGAGATTGACGAGGTCCTTGATTTGCTTGCAAGGAATAATATTGTCATTGTCCAAAGCGAAGAAGAAGAGGTTCCCAAACCAGGTGCTCCAAAGAGTGTCCAAAAAGCTGAAGAACCGATACGGGCTTATTTCCGTGAACTGGCTCGCTATGATCTTCTTACTAAGGATGAAGAATATGAATTCTCAGTAAAAACCGAAGAAGGATATCGGATGATTGTAAAGGAATTCCTCCGTTATCCCTGTGCATTGTACGAACTCATTTCAGTATGTAAACAGGTGGAAATGGGCAAAAAGAGCCTCGATCAGATATCACGAGTTGAAATTGAAGCAATAATGGATAAACATACTTTCTGGGCTGAAAGGCAGAAATTCATTCGCCGTGTTAAATCGCTTGAAAAGGATTATAATGTTCTATTAAAATACTACAAAAAGGCAGAAAGGGATCGTTCAAAATTACTAAGAGGAATTATCTTTCATAAAGAAGAACGCGTTAGAAAAGCAATTGAAAAACTTGCGTTACAACACAGTGTGTTGAATTGTGCCATACAAAAATTCAAAGAAAATCTTGAACGGCTGGAGAAAATTGAAAAAACATTATTAAGATTGCGCAATCAAGATGGGATAAACGCATTTACAAAAGAAAAACGAAGATTACTTAATGAACTTGGTAATAAGCCTGATCGAGCCCACATATCGTTAAAAATAATTGAAAATCTCGAAAGTATGATTAATCGTTCGCGTCAGCGTATGATTGAAGGAAATGTAAGATTGGTTATATCAATTGCCAAAAAATATGTGAATCGCGGGCTTGAATTCGCGGACCTTGTGGGTGAAGGTAACAATGGTTTAATTAAAGCAGTAGAAAAATTTGATTACCGTAAAGGCTACAAATTCTCTACTTACGCAACCTGGTGGATTAGACAGGCAATTACAAGGGCAATCGGTGACCAGGCAAGGACAGTGAGGGTGCCCGCTCATATTCTTGATACAATGAATAAAGTAGCACGTGCCCAAAGAGATATGACCCAGGACCTTGGCCGTGAACCGACAATTGAAGAAATAGCCCAGCACCTGGATTTACCGACAGATAAAGTAAGAATGGTGCAGAATATTTCACTCATTCCAATCTCACTTGACAAACCAATCGACGACGAAGAGTCAAGTTTTGTAGGGGACTTCATCAGTAACCCTATGTCCGATTCTCCATCAAGAAGGGCTGCAATTTCAATTTTGAAAGATCGCTTCAATGAGATTTTAAAAGATCTGCCTAAAAGAGAAGAAAAAATTATACGACTGAGATTCGGACTTGGCAATGGAACACCGAAGACCCTTGAGGAAGTCGGAAGAATGTTTAACATCACAAGAGAAAGGGTTAGACAGATTGAAGCAAAGGCGCTGCGTAAACTCCGTCATCCGACAAGACTGCGTAAACTTCAGGTATTTAAGGATTTAATTGAAATGGAATAA
- the dnaG gene encoding DNA primase, giving the protein MVERDKIDEIVRQTDIVDLISQYIQLKKVGKNYRALCPFHSEKTPSFYVSPEKGIYYCFGCKKGGNAISFLMEYEHLDFPDALRKLAKNLGIEIDTTKNLKYKELYEVNELATQFYSLALSKEIGRRGQNYLKERMIDPEKLKEFRIGYAPSSGGLVTFMRQKGINIEKLINAGLVSQNRETFHDRIIFPIFNLAGRVIGFGGRGIDDYIQPKYLNSPETPIFKKGEILYGLFQAKEAMKSKSEAILVEGYFDLLSLYQSNIKNICAPLGTALTENQSLLISRYAKKANILFDADVSGIKATLRAIGILINAQVDVHIVVMPEDYDPDEFIKEKGLDALNNLISSAPDFFTFYRSISKIKSVEDEANLIKDLIEIIGRIQDPIRLDRYLKHTATVFDIPIDLLRRKVGMDFSSKKPMQQEKTAVIKKHNPEEKLIILILNNLKYFNRVKEIVSTEDFNDTRVKNIFETLLKNENFSVQELVDLKIEEDLKNRLLASLIDSEKLSEDDFVQSLNFYKKNILRSKLRTRISEAIKSGDNESLKKYKELLKK; this is encoded by the coding sequence ATGGTTGAGAGAGATAAAATAGACGAAATAGTCAGGCAGACCGATATAGTAGATTTGATTTCTCAATATATACAATTAAAGAAAGTCGGTAAGAATTACCGCGCCCTTTGTCCATTCCATTCGGAAAAGACCCCTTCATTCTATGTTAGTCCGGAAAAAGGTATTTATTATTGTTTTGGATGCAAAAAGGGCGGTAATGCGATTAGTTTTTTAATGGAATATGAACATCTTGATTTTCCCGATGCCCTGCGTAAACTTGCAAAAAACCTCGGAATTGAAATTGACACAACAAAAAACCTAAAATATAAAGAATTGTACGAAGTGAATGAACTTGCAACACAATTTTATTCACTCGCCCTCAGTAAAGAAATTGGTAGAAGAGGTCAAAATTATCTTAAAGAAAGAATGATTGACCCCGAAAAATTAAAAGAATTCCGAATTGGTTATGCACCAAGTTCGGGCGGTTTGGTCACATTTATGAGACAAAAAGGGATAAACATAGAAAAGCTTATAAATGCCGGGCTTGTTTCACAGAATAGAGAAACATTCCACGACAGGATTATCTTTCCGATATTCAATCTTGCGGGAAGGGTTATCGGATTTGGTGGAAGAGGAATTGATGATTATATTCAGCCCAAATATTTGAATTCTCCCGAAACCCCTATCTTCAAAAAAGGTGAAATTTTGTATGGTTTATTTCAGGCAAAAGAAGCAATGAAGTCAAAATCTGAAGCTATACTTGTTGAAGGTTATTTCGACCTTCTAAGTCTTTATCAATCTAATATCAAAAACATTTGTGCACCGCTTGGAACTGCATTGACTGAAAATCAATCGCTGTTAATCTCACGATATGCAAAAAAGGCGAATATACTTTTTGATGCTGATGTCTCAGGGATTAAGGCAACACTCCGTGCAATAGGAATATTAATAAATGCCCAGGTTGATGTTCACATTGTAGTTATGCCTGAAGATTACGACCCCGATGAATTTATAAAAGAAAAAGGATTAGATGCCCTTAATAATCTCATCAGCTCTGCACCCGACTTTTTCACATTTTATAGAAGCATATCAAAAATAAAAAGTGTTGAAGACGAGGCAAATTTAATAAAAGACCTTATAGAAATCATAGGCAGAATACAGGATCCAATAAGGCTTGATCGTTACTTGAAACATACTGCTACGGTTTTTGATATTCCAATCGATCTTTTAAGAAGAAAAGTGGGGATGGATTTCAGTTCTAAAAAGCCCATGCAGCAGGAAAAGACCGCGGTAATTAAAAAACATAATCCCGAAGAAAAATTGATTATTTTAATTCTAAATAATTTAAAATATTTCAATCGTGTGAAAGAAATTGTATCAACTGAGGATTTTAATGATACCCGAGTGAAAAATATATTTGAAACTTTATTAAAAAATGAAAACTTTTCAGTACAGGAATTAGTTGATTTAAAGATTGAAGAAGATTTAAAAAATCGGCTTCTTGCCTCACTCATTGATTCCGAAAAGTTAAGTGAGGATGATTTTGTTCAATCATTAAATTTTTATAAAAAGAACATTTTGAGGTCAAAATTAAGAACAAGAATTAGTGAGGCAATAAAATCCGGAGATAATGAATCTTTAAAAAAATATAAAGAATTACTTAAAAAATAA
- the rpsU gene encoding 30S ribosomal protein S21: MTKIVVYEGESFDNAMRRFRKSVERAGILRAIKKHEVYEKPSERKKRRLLAARKKELKRQREEL; the protein is encoded by the coding sequence ATGACCAAGATAGTGGTCTATGAAGGCGAGTCTTTTGACAATGCGATGCGCCGATTCCGTAAGTCAGTGGAGCGCGCTGGCATTCTTCGTGCAATAAAGAAACACGAAGTTTATGAAAAACCGAGTGAAAGGAAAAAACGGCGCTTACTCGCGGCAAGAAAGAAAGAACTTAAAAGACAACGGGAGGAATTATAG
- the lexA gene encoding transcriptional repressor LexA: MGQDRKQQILKAIQDFVRDYGYPPTIREIAGMVGLKSTKGVKVHIDNLARDGLITKVGTKARGLRIEVKKIPIVGRVAAGTPELAFEEIEGYFNPLSWQDCFLLKVKGDSMVNAHIYDGDLVVVRPDKNAEDGDIIVANLEGETTIKRLRRINGNFVLKPENDNYPTIEKEFEIIGKVIGVVRKINI, from the coding sequence ATGGGACAAGACAGGAAACAGCAGATTCTTAAGGCAATCCAGGATTTTGTGAGGGATTATGGATATCCTCCGACAATCCGGGAGATTGCCGGGATGGTCGGATTAAAGAGCACAAAGGGGGTGAAGGTTCATATTGATAATCTTGCCCGTGATGGTTTGATAACAAAGGTGGGAACGAAAGCAAGGGGGTTAAGGATAGAAGTAAAGAAGATACCGATAGTTGGTAGGGTTGCTGCTGGAACCCCCGAACTTGCATTTGAAGAGATTGAAGGTTATTTTAATCCCCTTTCCTGGCAGGATTGTTTTCTGCTGAAGGTAAAGGGTGATAGTATGGTGAATGCCCATATATATGATGGTGATCTTGTGGTTGTTAGACCAGATAAAAATGCAGAGGATGGCGACATAATTGTGGCAAATTTGGAAGGCGAAACAACTATAAAGCGCTTAAGAAGAATAAACGGCAATTTTGTTTTGAAACCGGAGAACGACAATTATCCGACAATAGAAAAGGAATTTGAGATAATTGGAAAGGTGATTGGGGTGGTTAGAAAAATAAATATCTAA
- the dinB gene encoding DNA polymerase IV: MYLCVDLDAFFVSVERALNPKLNGKPVVVGALPGERGVVASASYEARNLGIKAGMPISRAYRLCPDGLYIRPKFSIYEEFSQRFKQILYHYSPVIEMSSIDEAFVDIRGTERLFGTPLELAKKLKQVLRDCLKLPCSIGIARTKVIAKVVCDHSKPDGLLMIKPEEERDFLFPLPVDVLPGIGPKTFEVLKNLNINTVGEFFNTPDWILETAIGKNCLAIKSFISGGDYKILQSMKSTSQETTLIEDTKNLELITSVFYELLESLCQRLRENGLGARVSTLKVRFSDFKTITRRIRLPSSTNAQQVIYKICLPVLKDILRENKRVRLIGISLSGFEYNGFQPSIFFKDENRLVRLNYALDRTRLKFGFNAILPAKKFSVKPGIPANPGITYNV, translated from the coding sequence ATGTATCTCTGTGTTGATTTAGATGCCTTTTTTGTCTCGGTTGAGCGGGCATTGAATCCAAAACTTAATGGAAAGCCCGTAGTTGTTGGTGCCCTGCCCGGTGAAAGGGGGGTCGTTGCTTCTGCATCCTATGAGGCAAGAAACTTGGGCATTAAAGCAGGAATGCCAATATCCAGGGCATATAGACTCTGCCCGGATGGATTATATATAAGACCAAAATTTTCAATTTATGAGGAGTTTTCACAAAGATTTAAACAAATACTTTATCATTATTCACCGGTCATAGAAATGTCATCTATTGACGAGGCATTTGTTGACATAAGGGGAACAGAGAGGTTATTTGGTACGCCACTTGAATTAGCAAAAAAATTAAAGCAGGTACTCAGAGATTGTCTAAAACTTCCCTGTTCTATAGGCATTGCCCGTACAAAGGTAATTGCAAAGGTTGTCTGCGATCATTCAAAACCCGATGGTTTATTGATGATAAAACCCGAAGAGGAAAGAGATTTTCTGTTTCCCCTACCTGTTGATGTTCTGCCTGGTATTGGACCAAAGACATTTGAGGTGCTGAAAAATTTAAATATCAATACAGTTGGAGAATTCTTTAATACCCCAGATTGGATTCTGGAGACTGCTATAGGCAAGAATTGTCTTGCTATCAAGTCATTTATTTCAGGTGGGGATTATAAAATTTTGCAAAGTATGAAGTCAACGAGCCAGGAAACAACCCTTATAGAGGATACTAAAAATCTGGAATTGATAACCTCTGTGTTTTATGAACTCCTTGAATCACTCTGCCAGAGGTTGAGAGAAAATGGTTTAGGTGCTCGGGTATCTACTCTGAAGGTAAGGTTTTCAGATTTTAAAACTATTACCCGCAGGATAAGATTACCATCAAGCACTAATGCCCAGCAGGTGATTTACAAGATTTGTCTACCTGTATTAAAGGATATATTAAGGGAAAATAAACGGGTAAGGCTTATCGGGATTTCCCTTTCAGGTTTTGAATATAATGGATTCCAGCCTTCAATATTTTTTAAAGATGAAAACCGATTGGTCAGATTGAATTATGCACTTGATCGGACGCGGTTAAAATTCGGCTTCAATGCAATACTGCCGGCAAAGAAATTTTCTGTTAAACCCGGCATCCCAGCCAATCCCGGGATAACCTATAATGTTTGA
- a CDS encoding PHP domain-containing protein has translation MYIPLLYHSNYGLGGSDFKTLFETLKEYRIPGCGIVDDTFFGLNEFLKFANDYEIKPIIGSRISISNCSRGFSQVDKKYLYLFIKNKTGYINLCQILTHYAFKKLDINFIKEHAGGLILLSNSLNLIDELSSAFKDTYFLIFPDSCFIPNKKIPLIGANEIFYVKTQDRIIYRLLSIIKKFRAEDKKISYLIKPDKFIRFYDIYPEATRNLFKIAEDCIYIPQAESWIFPETKKRLIEIIKPFYRKLTINEKRRVEFEYKIIKDMGFEPYFGLIYELKEFAREKGIGVNVRGSAASSFILFLLGLSVVNPLKYNLPFERFLNQKRSEPPDIDLDVEFSQREYLINEIYKKFGNDYVARIGMINRFQTRAGFRDSARACGISPLELKRIKDHFGEKLITQITELAERIDGYPKYFASHPSGIVITPEPVFKYAPLYPSPQGAVTHYDKDAIGIAGLVKLDILGVRGFPGLYLKKEEIDLTDLSVYRFISEGKTLGCFQIESPMVRQVLKKIKPKSLMDIANAIAIIRPGPARGGMKERFLKRLGSKERVDYLHPDLKDILEETLGIPVYQEQILNIANRFAGFNLDDADLLRRAMTKERGSNLMNEIKEKFFIESAKLGYSKKEIERVWQRISAFSSFGFNKAHSLTYATLAYLSAYQKFYAPLEFFCRLLNNEGGYYPVYAYINEARRWGIKIIGPDINRSEYGFSIKDGSLVVGLCRIRNLSHTTIKKILKFRPFQNSEKFYSFVKPDIEEGTNLIKSGAMDILGKSWTELYFRLLRFLYQNNQKKSTGQEIFIKEEWSDKEFNDFNQQLKLKSQFNVLGFLPMMHILEFLYPERQIKISDIRSIQHLNSFTGLMIAKRTILTRTKKYMSFYTVDDETGFLEVVMFERPREESEPILQIKGYLKDDLFYARPV, from the coding sequence ATGTATATTCCCCTTCTTTATCATAGCAACTACGGACTTGGTGGTTCTGATTTTAAAACATTGTTTGAAACACTAAAAGAATATCGTATACCAGGTTGTGGCATTGTGGATGATACTTTTTTCGGATTGAATGAATTTTTAAAATTTGCTAATGATTATGAAATAAAGCCCATTATCGGCTCAAGAATATCCATATCAAATTGTAGTAGGGGCTTTAGTCAGGTAGATAAAAAATATTTATATCTTTTCATAAAAAATAAGACTGGTTATATAAACCTGTGCCAGATTCTCACTCATTACGCCTTTAAAAAACTTGATATCAATTTTATAAAAGAACATGCAGGTGGTTTGATTCTTTTATCTAATTCTCTAAATCTCATTGATGAGTTGTCATCAGCATTTAAAGATACTTATTTTCTTATATTTCCAGATTCCTGCTTTATACCTAATAAAAAAATTCCTCTTATTGGTGCTAATGAAATATTTTATGTCAAAACTCAAGACAGGATTATCTATAGACTTTTGTCCATAATAAAAAAATTTAGAGCCGAAGATAAAAAAATATCTTATTTGATTAAACCCGATAAATTTATAAGATTTTATGATATCTATCCTGAAGCGACCAGAAATCTTTTTAAAATTGCCGAAGATTGTATATATATTCCTCAGGCAGAGTCCTGGATTTTTCCCGAAACAAAAAAGAGATTGATTGAAATTATTAAACCATTTTATCGCAAATTGACCATAAATGAGAAGAGAAGGGTGGAATTTGAATACAAGATTATAAAAGATATGGGTTTTGAACCATATTTTGGTTTAATCTATGAATTAAAGGAGTTTGCAAGAGAAAAAGGGATTGGGGTGAATGTGCGTGGTTCTGCGGCATCTTCTTTTATCTTGTTTCTGCTCGGTCTTTCGGTTGTTAATCCATTAAAATACAATCTACCTTTTGAAAGGTTTTTAAATCAAAAACGGAGTGAACCACCAGACATAGATCTTGATGTAGAATTCAGCCAGCGTGAATATTTGATAAATGAAATTTATAAAAAGTTTGGAAATGATTATGTCGCAAGAATCGGTATGATAAATAGATTCCAGACCCGGGCTGGCTTCAGGGATTCAGCGCGTGCCTGTGGTATTTCACCATTAGAATTGAAAAGAATCAAAGACCATTTCGGTGAAAAATTGATTACACAAATAACAGAATTGGCAGAAAGGATTGATGGTTATCCTAAATATTTTGCATCCCATCCCAGTGGTATTGTTATCACACCTGAACCGGTCTTTAAATATGCTCCACTTTATCCCAGCCCCCAGGGAGCGGTTACCCATTATGACAAGGATGCAATAGGTATTGCGGGGCTCGTAAAACTTGATATCCTCGGTGTTCGCGGATTCCCTGGATTGTATCTTAAAAAAGAAGAAATAGATTTGACTGACCTTTCGGTATACAGATTTATCTCTGAAGGGAAGACCCTTGGTTGTTTTCAGATTGAAAGCCCAATGGTAAGGCAGGTCCTGAAAAAGATAAAGCCAAAAAGTCTAATGGATATTGCCAATGCCATTGCAATCATAAGACCCGGACCAGCAAGGGGTGGAATGAAAGAAAGATTTTTAAAAAGACTTGGTAGTAAGGAAAGAGTGGATTATCTACATCCCGACCTCAAAGATATTCTGGAAGAGACCTTAGGTATACCGGTATATCAGGAACAGATTCTTAATATCGCAAATCGCTTCGCGGGTTTCAATCTTGATGATGCCGACCTTTTAAGGAGGGCAATGACCAAAGAACGGGGTTCAAATTTGATGAACGAAATAAAAGAAAAATTTTTTATTGAGTCCGCAAAACTTGGATATAGCAAAAAAGAGATTGAACGGGTATGGCAGCGAATCTCGGCGTTCTCTTCATTTGGTTTCAATAAGGCACACAGTCTTACTTATGCTACACTTGCCTATCTCTCTGCATATCAGAAATTTTATGCTCCACTGGAATTTTTTTGCAGACTGCTTAATAACGAAGGTGGTTATTATCCAGTATATGCCTACATAAATGAAGCAAGAAGATGGGGGATAAAAATCATTGGTCCGGATATAAATAGAAGTGAATATGGATTTTCTATAAAAGATGGCTCACTTGTTGTTGGACTTTGTAGAATAAGGAATCTATCCCATACAACGATTAAAAAAATATTAAAATTTAGACCTTTCCAGAATTCTGAAAAATTCTATTCCTTTGTAAAACCAGATATTGAGGAAGGCACAAACCTGATAAAATCCGGGGCAATGGATATATTGGGCAAATCATGGACAGAGTTATATTTTAGGCTTTTAAGATTTCTTTATCAAAATAACCAGAAAAAATCAACAGGGCAGGAAATCTTTATAAAAGAAGAATGGTCTGATAAAGAATTTAATGATTTTAACCAGCAATTGAAATTAAAGTCCCAATTCAATGTATTGGGATTCCTTCCCATGATGCATATCTTAGAATTTTTATATCCTGAAAGGCAGATAAAAATTTCCGATATTCGATCAATACAGCATTTGAACAGTTTCACCGGTCTTATGATAGCAAAAAGAACGATT